Proteins encoded within one genomic window of Oncorhynchus nerka isolate Pitt River linkage group LG17, Oner_Uvic_2.0, whole genome shotgun sequence:
- the jun gene encoding LOW QUALITY PROTEIN: transcription factor AP-1 (The sequence of the model RefSeq protein was modified relative to this genomic sequence to represent the inferred CDS: inserted 1 base in 1 codon) translates to METTFYDDSLNSFSQHEKPDYGYNPKALKHSMTLNLADPTSTLKPHLRAKASDILTSPDVQLLKLASPELERLIIQSSNGLITTTPTPTQFLCPRNVTDEQEGFAEGFVRALAELHHQHVLPNAPGVPVTSAGQTSINNQTILPPVSALTGSSVYNNNMTMRSESPVYEDLNTITTNSALGYTTSAPAMSFPSAPPQLPVYGQQSHPXPRLTALKEEPQTVPEMPGETPPLSPIDMENQERIKAERKRMRNRVAASKCRKRKLERISRLEDKVKNLKTQNSDLASTANMLREQVAQLKQKVMNHVNSGCQLMLTQQLQTF, encoded by the exons ATGGAAACTACCTTCTATGATGACTCGCTCAACTCTTTCTCCCAGCATGAGAAACCGGACTACGGATACAACCCCAAAGCACTGAAACACAGCATGACACTGAACTTGGCCGACCCAACCAGCACACTCAAACCTCACCTCCGGGCTAAAGCCAGCGACATCCTCACCTCCCCTGACGTGCAGCTCCTCAAACTGGCCTCCCCAGAGTTGGAGCGGCTCATCATCCAGTCTAGCAACGGCCTGATCACCACCACACCTACCCCGACGCAGTTCCTCTGCCCAAGGAACGTAACCGATGAGCAGGAGGGCTTTGCCGAGGGATTTGTTAGAGCACTGGCGGAGCTCCATCATCAACACGTCTTACCCAATGCACCCGGGGTCCCAGTCACATCCGCTGGGCAGACAAGTATCAACAACCAAACAATACTCCCACCTGTTTCCGCCTTGACCGGGAGCAGTGTTTATAACAACAACATGACCATGCGCTCTGAGTCGCCTGTCTACGAAGACCTGAACACGATCACCACCAACTCAGCCCTGGGTTACACCACCTCAGCCCCAGCTATGAGCTTTCCCTCTGCCCCGCCACAGCTGCCAGTCTATGGGCAGCAGTCTCACC ACCCCAGGCTCACTGCCCTGAAAGAGGAGCCCCAGACGGTGCCTGAGATGCCTGGGgagaccccccctctctcccccatcgatATGGAGAATCAGGAGAGGATCAAAGCCGAGAGGAAGCGCATGAGGAACCGCGTCGCCGCCTCCAAGTGCAGGAAGCGGAAGCTGGAGCGCATCTCCCGGCTGGAGGACAAGGTGAAGAACCTGAAGACTCAGAACTCCGACCTGGCTTCCACAGCAAACATGCTGAGGGAACAGGTCGCCCAGCTCAAACAGAAGGTGATGAACCATGTCAACAGCGGCTGTCAACTCATGCTTACGCAGCAGCTCCAGACCTTCTGA
- the caiap gene encoding LOW QUALITY PROTEIN: CARD- and ANK-domain containing inflammasome adapter protein (The sequence of the model RefSeq protein was modified relative to this genomic sequence to represent the inferred CDS: inserted 5 bases in 3 codons; substituted 2 bases at 2 genomic stop codons), whose translation MQQMLHPMPRVSPSNKARTALLLFNFFHPCLMLTEPVLYQRMKDYMGGMNERVRDTWIPLIGXLLERDKLDKSMQDTVTQSIPQAMVKQEPRTTQLKPGIIFEAAGKLLLLEDLLNATNVNAIHLANGILLQVATKHGQLSIIKLLFRCGAMLDVRDGEGWTPLHREAFSGXKVARALIKAGAPIYALDKHSMTALHLAAKNDHLSIDKALVEEEREGTSKSSNNLTQTQGSFLHLAAREDDXKMVEVLLQSGAPVDNHKITPYSMCVYTLVSALFSAVRKNLDGVVTALVDSGEDVDMXVHTLLMSADLGHTETFRVLAAKQSSVGATLPXLSSAQHLASQSGSEVITQTLL comes from the exons ATGCAACAGATGCTCCACCCTATGCCTCGAGTCTCACCATCTAACAAG GCGAGAACCGCTTTATTATTGTTTAACTTCTTCCACCCATGTTTGATGCTAACCGAACCAGTACTGTACCAGCGAATGAAAGACTATATGGGGGGCATGAACGAGAGGGTACGGGACACATGGATACCGCTGATTGGCTAACTATTGGAGAGAGACAAATTGGATAAGAGTATGCAAGACACTGTCACTCAAAGTATTCCTCAAGCG ATGGTAAAACAGGAGCCTAGAACTACACAACTCAAACCAGGAATCATATTCGAAGCTGCAGGAAAGCTCTTGCTATTGGAGGACCTTTTAAACGCCACCAACGTCAATGCCATACATTTAGCCAATGGGATACTGTTACAAGTTGCTACCAAACACGGGCAGCTATCAATCATCAAGCTCCTCTTCCGCTGTGGGGCCATGCTGGACGTGAGGGACGGCGAGGGTTGGACACCCCTGCACAGGGAAGCCTTCAGTGG TAAGGTAGCCAGGGCCCTAATCAAGGCTGGGGCCCCCATCTACGCCCTGGATAAACACTCTATGACTGCCCTCCACCTGGCTGCCAAGAATGACCACCTTAGTATAGACAAAGCCctagtggaggaagagagagaaggaaccaGCAAGAGCTCAAACAATCTGACCCAGACTCAAGGGTCATTCCTCCATCTTGCAGCCAGGGAAGATGACTAGAAGATGGTTGAGGTACTCCTCCAGAGTGGGGCCCCTGTGGATAACCATAAGATAACGCCCTATTCCATGTG TGTGTACACCCTtgtttctgctctgttctctgctGTGAGGAAGAACCTGGATGGGGTTGTAACTGCTCTGGTGGACAGTGGGGAAGATGTCGACAT TGTGCACACTCTGCTGATGTCAGCTGACCTGGGACACACTGAGACATTCAG AGTGCTAGCTGCCAAACAGTCCAGTGTGGGTGCTACCCTCC ACCTCTCCTCAGCCCAACACCTGGCTAGCCAGAGTGGGAGTGAGGTCATAACCCAGACCCTGCTGTAG